aCAGCTTGACCCCAACCCGGATactggggaggggagctcGACGACGTTTCATTCGATCAGCAGTGTCGTGATGGACGGTTGGAAACCACCTCCCAGATCTGTACCATCTGTCCGTGCCCTTATTCTTGGACCTTGGTCCTGCAGTTCTTGGGAGGGCAGAAAGACAATGTCGTGATACCTCATTGTGCATGTGAAGATCACCACAGTGGCTGGTACCCGGTCGATGCTATCTtcagagggaggggggcaggtATGATGAGAGGAAGACGGCGAGAATCTCAATATAAAAGAGTGTCGATCCTCCCGTCGTCAGTCTGTTTTggttcctcatcctcttcatcgtcctccccccAGACAATTAAGCAAGGATGAAGCTGTCAACCGCCATCAGCCTTTTGGCTGGTGCCGCCCCTCTGGTctcggccgccgccgctcccAAGCTCGAGCGCAAAATGAACTATGATGGGTATAAGGCCTACAGCATTGCCACCCATCATAACCcggccgccatcaaggcaAAGCTCACCAAGTTTGCCGCcatccccttcaacctcgacaacgATGAGCACCTCGACATTGCCATCCCTGCCGAGGAGGTCGCTGCCTTTGAGGCCCTCGGTCTCGAGACCCAGCTCATGCACGAGGATCTCGGTGCTGATATCGCCGAGGAGGGTACCTTTGCCCCCTACACCAGTATGTTTTGCTCTTCTACTTGTCTCTTTCCTGAAAGGCTTCCGGTTTCTAACAAACAAAAAGGCGTCGGTGCCCAGGCTGTCCCCAGCTTGACCTGGTTCAACTCGTACCACGCGTACGCCGACCACATCACCTTTTTCAACGACCTGCAGGCGTCGTTCCCCAACGCTTCCGAGATCTTCACCATCGGCAAGTCGTTCCAGGGCCGTGACATCTTTGGCATCCACATCTGGGGCTCCGGCGGCAAGGGCTCCAAGCCCGCCATCTACTTCCACGGCACCGTCCACGCCCGTGAGTGGATCAGCGCCAAGGTCGTCGAGTACATCAcctaccacctcctcacccagtACGCCACCGACGCCGCCGTCCGTGCCATCCGTGACAAGTTTGACTTTTACAT
The sequence above is a segment of the Podospora pseudoanserina strain CBS 124.78 chromosome 5, whole genome shotgun sequence genome. Coding sequences within it:
- a CDS encoding hypothetical protein (EggNog:ENOG503NUYK; COG:O; MEROPS:MER0003908), which encodes MKLSTAISLLAGAAPLVSAAAAPKLERKMNYDGYKAYSIATHHNPAAIKAKLTKFAAIPFNLDNDEHLDIAIPAEEVAAFEALGLETQLMHEDLGADIAEEGTFAPYTSVGAQAVPSLTWFNSYHAYADHITFFNDLQASFPNASEIFTIGKSFQGRDIFGIHIWGSGGKGSKPAIYFHGTVHAREWISAKVVEYITYHLLTQYATDAAVRAIRDKFDFYILPVVNPDGFVYTQTNDRLWRKNRQTRSGQSCVGTDQNRNWNYQWSVTGGASTSPCSETYKGLAAGDTPEIRALTAFTTTLKNSRGIRLYIDWHSYGQYILLPYGYDCSARASNHAAQSSLASGMATRIRQSYGTTFTTGPSCSTLYKTTGSAPDYMTAVGGATYAWTIELRPAGSSGGGFVLPATQILPSSIEQWEGIKYVLAQV